The following are encoded in a window of Arthrobacter sp. NicSoilB4 genomic DNA:
- a CDS encoding diacylglycerol kinase family protein: protein MRDWLLYLVIAGVLAFAVSSWWGVRKLKAKHTRSAVWEETHSPGLGQQKVAVVMNPIKSRSDEARTVIENACAAAGWVPPRFFDTTAEDPGFSQARAAVEYGADVILVGGGDGTVRVVADALAGTDIAMGLIPLGTGNLLARNIHLDVGDLQGNVQTALFGHQRFIDTARMKVENSRTHEAAEHTFLVIAGIGMDAEVVGDTNDGLKKAVGWLAYTEAGVRHLPGRRKKVSISLDDQPEQSRKIRSVLFANCGLIPGGIDFIPQAMIDDGMLDVVVMSPRSAIGWLAMYWKIVLKHKRNLPVMTYYRSGKITIRCAEPMPTQVDGDPTGAATKVTVQVAPGSLLVRVKEGAEGD, encoded by the coding sequence ATGCGCGACTGGCTGCTGTACCTCGTCATCGCTGGAGTCCTGGCGTTCGCCGTATCCAGCTGGTGGGGAGTGCGCAAGCTCAAAGCCAAGCACACGCGCAGCGCAGTGTGGGAGGAAACGCACAGCCCGGGCCTGGGCCAGCAGAAGGTCGCTGTGGTGATGAACCCCATCAAATCCCGGTCCGACGAGGCCCGCACGGTGATCGAAAATGCGTGCGCCGCGGCCGGCTGGGTGCCGCCGCGGTTCTTCGACACCACCGCCGAAGACCCCGGATTTTCGCAGGCGCGGGCCGCCGTCGAGTACGGCGCCGACGTCATCCTCGTGGGCGGCGGTGACGGCACAGTCCGGGTGGTTGCGGATGCCCTCGCCGGCACGGACATCGCCATGGGCCTGATCCCGCTTGGCACCGGCAACCTGCTGGCCCGCAACATCCACCTCGATGTGGGCGACCTGCAGGGAAATGTCCAGACCGCCCTGTTCGGGCACCAGCGGTTTATCGACACAGCGCGGATGAAGGTGGAGAACTCACGGACCCACGAGGCGGCGGAGCACACCTTCCTGGTCATTGCCGGCATCGGCATGGACGCGGAGGTCGTGGGCGACACGAACGACGGGCTGAAGAAGGCCGTGGGATGGCTGGCCTACACCGAAGCTGGCGTGCGGCACCTCCCGGGCCGCCGCAAGAAAGTGTCCATCTCGCTGGACGACCAGCCGGAGCAGAGCCGGAAAATCCGCAGCGTCCTGTTCGCGAACTGCGGCCTGATCCCCGGCGGCATCGACTTCATCCCCCAGGCCATGATTGATGACGGGATGCTCGACGTCGTGGTGATGAGTCCGCGCAGCGCGATCGGCTGGTTGGCGATGTACTGGAAAATCGTGCTGAAGCACAAGAGAAACCTGCCGGTGATGACGTATTACCGCTCCGGCAAGATCACGATCCGTTGCGCAGAGCCGATGCCAACACAGGTCGACGGCGACCCGACGGGTGCTGCCACGAAGGTCACCGTGCAGGTTGCCCCCGGCTCGCTGCTTGTGCGGGTCAAGGAAGGTGCGGAGGGGGATTAG
- the serS gene encoding serine--tRNA ligase, whose product MIDVKDLSENPDKFRASQRARGADESVVDAIIAADSARRAALIRFENLRAEQNAFGKKVAQAKGEEKQALLAEVKALAGEVKAASAEADVAQAAHEELLRGIPNLIVDGVPEGGEDDYIVVKTVGTPREFTDFEPKDHLEIGELIGAIDMERGAKVSGSRFYFLRGVGARLEMALLQMAMEQAIDAGFVPMITPTLVRPETMQGTGFDVKHDAEIYRLAEDDLYLVGTSEVALAGYHADEILDLSAGPIRYAGQSSCYRREAGSHGKDTRGIIRVHQFNKVEMFIYTTVEEAAAEHARLLAWEEEMLAKCELPYRVIDTAAGDLGNSAARKFDCEAWVPTQGAYRELTSTSNCTTFQARRLNIRERVLNEDGAPKGTRAVATLNGTLATTRWIVAILEHHQNPDGSVSIPKALQKYLGGMTVFPVI is encoded by the coding sequence GTGATCGACGTAAAAGACCTCAGCGAAAATCCGGATAAGTTCCGGGCCAGCCAGCGCGCCCGCGGCGCCGACGAATCCGTGGTGGACGCGATCATCGCCGCGGACTCGGCCCGGCGTGCCGCCCTGATCCGCTTCGAAAACCTGAGGGCCGAGCAGAATGCCTTCGGCAAGAAGGTGGCGCAGGCCAAGGGCGAGGAAAAGCAGGCGCTGCTGGCCGAGGTCAAGGCCCTCGCGGGCGAGGTCAAGGCCGCCTCCGCCGAGGCCGACGTCGCACAGGCCGCCCACGAGGAACTGCTGCGAGGCATCCCGAACCTCATCGTCGACGGCGTCCCCGAGGGCGGCGAAGACGACTACATCGTGGTCAAGACCGTCGGCACGCCCCGCGAATTCACAGATTTCGAGCCCAAGGACCACCTGGAGATCGGTGAGCTGATCGGCGCCATCGACATGGAACGCGGGGCGAAGGTTTCCGGATCGCGCTTCTACTTCCTGCGCGGCGTTGGCGCCCGGCTGGAGATGGCGCTGCTGCAGATGGCCATGGAGCAGGCCATCGACGCCGGCTTCGTGCCCATGATCACGCCGACGCTGGTGCGCCCGGAAACCATGCAGGGCACCGGTTTCGACGTCAAGCACGACGCCGAGATCTACCGCCTCGCCGAGGATGACCTCTACCTCGTGGGCACGTCCGAGGTGGCCCTCGCCGGCTACCACGCGGACGAGATCCTGGACCTCTCCGCCGGTCCGATCCGCTACGCCGGGCAAAGCTCCTGCTACCGCCGCGAGGCCGGTTCGCACGGCAAGGACACCCGCGGCATCATTCGCGTCCACCAGTTCAACAAGGTGGAAATGTTCATCTACACCACAGTCGAGGAGGCCGCGGCCGAGCACGCCCGGCTGCTGGCCTGGGAAGAGGAGATGCTGGCCAAGTGCGAGCTGCCCTACCGGGTGATTGACACCGCCGCCGGAGACCTCGGCAACTCCGCCGCCCGCAAGTTCGACTGTGAAGCCTGGGTCCCGACGCAGGGCGCCTACCGCGAGCTGACCTCGACCTCGAACTGCACCACCTTCCAGGCGCGCCGGCTGAACATCCGCGAACGTGTGCTGAACGAGGACGGGGCCCCCAAGGGAACCCGGGCCGTCGCCACGCTCAACGGCACCCTGGCCACGACCCGCTGGATCGTTGCCATCCTGGAGCACCATCAGAACCCGGACGGCTCCGTCAGCATCCCGAAGGCACTGCAGAAGTACCTCGGCGGCATGACGGTCTTCCCGGTCATCTGA
- a CDS encoding HAD family hydrolase has protein sequence MTTLTESSVAGNDDRRDNNQNQQNAAAHKLMVALDVDGTLVDHDGHMSVPVREAAQDVVAAGHHVTIATGRSLNAALPIIEHIGIDNGYAVCSNGGVTLRLDSSLSDGYEIVHKATFDPGPVLRALRQRLPSAKYALEDVDGNFLSTERFQDMSFGVEAIGVDFQTMLKATAVRVVVFSAENTPEEFNTAVRHIGLAGVTYSVGWTAWLDIAAAGVTKASALEHLRGRLDIEAHRTVAVGDGRNDIEMLTWAARGVAMGQAPAEVIAAADEVTHSVFDDGAAHVLRSLLL, from the coding sequence ATGACAACATTGACTGAATCCTCAGTCGCCGGCAACGATGACCGGCGAGACAACAACCAGAACCAGCAGAACGCAGCGGCCCACAAGCTGATGGTCGCGCTCGACGTCGACGGCACGCTCGTCGACCACGACGGCCACATGTCAGTGCCCGTCCGCGAAGCCGCGCAGGACGTCGTGGCCGCAGGCCACCACGTCACCATCGCGACCGGCCGGTCACTGAACGCGGCGCTGCCCATCATCGAGCACATCGGCATCGACAACGGCTACGCCGTGTGCTCCAACGGCGGCGTTACGCTGCGCCTGGATTCCAGCCTCAGCGACGGCTACGAGATCGTGCACAAGGCCACGTTCGACCCGGGTCCCGTGCTGCGTGCGCTGCGCCAGCGGCTGCCGTCGGCCAAGTATGCGCTCGAGGACGTGGACGGTAACTTCCTCTCCACCGAGCGCTTCCAGGACATGAGCTTCGGCGTGGAAGCAATCGGCGTCGACTTCCAGACGATGCTGAAAGCCACCGCGGTCCGCGTTGTGGTCTTCAGCGCCGAGAACACGCCCGAGGAGTTCAACACCGCCGTCCGGCACATCGGCCTGGCCGGTGTGACGTACTCGGTGGGCTGGACCGCGTGGCTGGACATCGCCGCCGCCGGCGTCACGAAGGCGAGTGCGCTGGAGCACCTCCGCGGCCGGCTGGACATCGAGGCGCACCGCACGGTCGCCGTCGGCGACGGCCGCAATGATATCGAGATGCTTACGTGGGCGGCCCGCGGCGTTGCTATGGGCCAGGCGCCCGCGGAAGTCATCGCCGCCGCCGACGAGGTCACGCACTCCGTTTTCGACGACGGCGCCGCGCACGTTCTGCGCAGCCTGCTGTTGTAG